Genomic segment of Terriglobales bacterium:
GCGAAAGCAAGAACCCGACCTGCCGCGTGATGGTGGCGCGCAAGGAATCCTTCAGGATGTAGCTGACGGTCTCCACCAGTCCTTCGGAAACCTTCAGCGCAACATTGCCGATGAAGCCGTCGCAGACGATGACGTCCACATTGCCGTTGTACAGATCGCGGCCTTCCACGTTGCCCACGAACTGCAGCGGCAGTTGCTTTAGAAGCTGGTGCGCGGCGCGCGTCAGATCGTTACCTTTGGCCTCTTCTTCGCCAATGGAGAGCAGCCCGACGCGCGGGCGCTCAGCGCCGAAAATCGCGCGCGCATAGATGTCGCCCATCACCGCCCACTGTTCCAGGTTGTGCGGCTTGGAATCGACGTTGGCGCCCACGTCCAGCATGATGCTCGCCGTTCCCTGCGCGGTGGGGAAAACCGCCGCCAGCGCGGGACGGTCCACGCCCGGCAGCGCGCCCAGCACCATCTTGGCCGTTGCCATCGCAGCGCCGGTATTGCCGGCAGTGATAAATCCCGCGGCCTTGCCGTCGCGCACCATGCGTAGTCCCACGCGTAAAGTGGAATCGCGCTTTGCCCGCACCGCTTGCGCGGCCTTTTCGTTCATGCCGATGACTTCGCTGGCATGAACCACCTGGATCTGTTCGAAGGGCGCGGTGGGATGGTGGCGGAGTTCCGCTCGGACCTCGTTCTCAGGCCCGACCAGAAGAACG
This window contains:
- the plsX gene encoding phosphate acyltransferase PlsX; translated protein: MPTVIAVDAMGSDRAPKPEIEGAILAARHHDVHVLLVGPENEVRAELRHHPTAPFEQIQVVHASEVIGMNEKAAQAVRAKRDSTLRVGLRMVRDGKAAGFITAGNTGAAMATAKMVLGALPGVDRPALAAVFPTAQGTASIMLDVGANVDSKPHNLEQWAVMGDIYARAIFGAERPRVGLLSIGEEEAKGNDLTRAAHQLLKQLPLQFVGNVEGRDLYNGNVDVIVCDGFIGNVALKVSEGLVETVSYILKDSLRATITRQVGFLLSRRAFEEFKKRLDYSEYGGAPLLGLKGVCIISHGSSNAHAIKNAIRVAAEFANAGINAEIARGLTSARGKSAAIPVADGLNR